In the genome of Podospora pseudocomata strain CBS 415.72m chromosome 7, whole genome shotgun sequence, the window AAACTCGACCCCCTTCACTACCTCCCCCAGCTTCTCCACCCTCTCTTCTAGTTGGAGCTGTCCAAGCGCGTCCCTATTGTGCACGTACAGCCTCTTTTTGAGCATCAACTTCCAGAGCGCGtactccttcctctccgtCGCAGTGGCAACTTTTTTGCTCTCGTCCAGGCCGATGCCCGGACGGACAGACTCTCCCAGCCGGGACATGAGCTGCATTTCCAGGACGCGATAAAACTGCCTCTTTGTAATCTTTGCCTCTTTGCGTACCTTTTCGGCGGCGGCCTCGTCGATGATGTTTTTGGGTACGGGCCCTGTTTTGGGGAtcggggtggaggtgttgatctggagggcttggaaggaggggagggaacgCAAACGGCGGAGGTCGTTGATGTCGCGCATGTCGTCAAAGGCCTCGTTTGGGTCCTCGACGGTGATTTCCTttgtgggggggtgggagaggtagGTTTGGTAGACCGTGTGGTAGAGGCGGGAgccgagggagaggtgctggaagggggggaggatgaggaactGGGAGATGCGGGAGCGgcaggggagggtggtgatgtcgactGTGGGGGTGCCGAGGGGGAAGTCTTCCTTGATTACGATGGGGTCGTTgattggggaggtgttgtcagaaaggggggtggttggtggggttggtgtgaggtggaggaagaagaagcggtaGACGGTGGAGTAGCCGGCGAAGATGTAggttggtttcttgttggaggggtcggttttcttttggtagaggaagaagacggtcCAGTGGCCGGCGTCTTTCTCGTCGACGTTGATGGCGGTGCCGCCCTCGATGAAGAGGGGGACGAGGATCTGGATGCGCTTGACGAGCTGCTTGACGGCTGGGTCGGAGAGGGAGCCTTTCCAGACTTCAAAGCGGCCGGCTTTGTTGGTGAAGCTGGTGAGGAGCTCACCGGGGGGTGTCCAGTCGTCGCGGGGCTTGGCAAGTTCGGATTTCCAATCTTTCAGGGGTTGGAAGGCAACCTCGGGGAGGAACTCGGAGAGGACTTCCTTGATGTCGAGGGGTTCGGCGTCGCCTATGGCGGGGAACTGCTTGCTGAACTTGATCTGGAGGTTGGGGCGCATATCGGTCGCATTGTAGCGGAGGTTGATTTGGAGGTCTTGGTAGCCAAagatttcctcctcttcgccaaaGATGGGGTATGTGAATCTGGGGTGGAATTTGGACTCTTTGCCATTGGAGCCTGGGGCAACGAGAGAGATCACGAAAGCCTCGTTGGCGGAGGCCGTccctaggtaggtaaggaAAGCTGGTTAGTAAATTGGTTTGCGTGGAGTGAAGAAAGCTGGAGTAGCTTACAggcgccgtcgtcgtcggccatggtggtgatgcggcTGGCGGTTGCTATAGGATGTATGCGGCTGGTATGCGGCTGGTAAGCAAAATAAGTTCTGCggctggtgaggttgtgCGGCTTGAATGCGACAACAAAAGCTTCAAGTCGTCGACGTGAAAGTGGTTCGCGACGCGCTCTAATCGTACGGCGCGTTCCACTGGGACGGTTTAATTGAAAGCTCGGACCACCTTTGACATCCTTGCTGCCACTTGAGCTCCAACTGGCAACATTCACAACGTTCACAACTAGGTGAATAACAAGAGACTGTACGAAGTCCATGTGTTCACTGGCTACCCAATACCACAACACCCCTCATTCACACAGTCCaacccatcctctcctcgcAGTTCCTCGCAGTTTCCTCGCATTCTGCAATAACCAGCCCTTCCCAATCGAGACTCCCACCAGGGGTTCTCACCTCAATCTgtacaaccctaacccaatTCAGCCAAGCGTAACGGGCTGGTGGGGCCGTCTTGCGCATCTTGCGGCCAGATCGTCCGCCATTTGATCACCAACCTTTTTGCGCTTGCGACGACACCACCGTTATCTTTTTCTGTGCGGCCGTTGCAAATTTGGTGGTTGGGCCCGTCTTGACCCTCATGAATCGACAAAGGGGTCTTTTccgctctcctcctgct includes:
- the HAT1 gene encoding histone acetyltransferase 1 (EggNog:ENOG503NWPI; BUSCO:EOG09263EVJ; COG:B); its protein translation is MADDDGAWTASANEAFVISLVAPGSNGKESKFHPRFTYPIFGEEEEIFGYQDLQINLRYNATDMRPNLQIKFSKQFPAIGDAEPLDIKEVLSEFLPEVAFQPLKDWKSELAKPRDDWTPPGELLTSFTNKAGRFEVWKGSLSDPAVKQLVKRIQILVPLFIEGGTAINVDEKDAGHWTVFFLYQKKTDPSNKKPTYIFAGYSTVYRFFFLHLTPTPPTTPLSDNTSPINDPIVIKEDFPLGTPTVDITTLPCRSRISQFLILPPFQHLSLGSRLYHTVYQTYLSHPPTKEITVEDPNEAFDDMRDINDLRRLRSLPSFQALQINTSTPIPKTGPVPKNIIDEAAAEKVRKEAKITKRQFYRVLEMQLMSRLGESVRPGIGLDESKKVATATERKEYALWKLMLKKRLYVHNRDALGQLQLEERVEKLGEVVKGVEFDYARLLVKMEDQEQKLREEGEGVVVVMNGKGKRKATTEGVDDNGESVKKKARVEDEDEEEEEE